A window from Staphylococcus succinus encodes these proteins:
- the rsgA gene encoding ribosome small subunit-dependent GTPase A, with protein sequence MKTGRIIKSISGVYRVDVKGQMYDTKPRGLFRKNKFSPIVGDVVDFEVENVNEGYIHHVHSRKNEIKRPPVSNVDHLIIVMSAVEPDFSTQLLDRFLVIAHSYHLRPRILVTKKDLASDETQQKVSQLLNVYEEMGYKTQFISMHDDIKKVFLEWGDGLAVLSGQSGVGKSTLLNQYYPELMLETQHISKSLNRGRHTTRHVELFERSHGFIADTPGFSALDYDHIQKDDIKKYFMEINEYGEHCKFRDCNHVKEPKCNVKAELEKGNIAQFRYDHYLQLFNEIANRKERY encoded by the coding sequence TTGAAAACAGGACGCATCATTAAATCAATCAGTGGCGTGTATCGTGTAGATGTTAAAGGACAAATGTATGATACTAAGCCGCGAGGTCTTTTTAGAAAAAATAAATTTTCACCAATTGTTGGAGATGTCGTAGACTTCGAAGTAGAAAATGTAAATGAAGGTTATATTCATCATGTGCATAGTAGGAAAAATGAAATAAAACGACCACCTGTCAGTAATGTAGATCATCTGATTATAGTGATGAGCGCGGTTGAGCCAGATTTTTCAACGCAATTATTGGATAGGTTTTTAGTCATTGCACATTCATACCATTTACGACCACGTATTCTAGTGACTAAAAAAGACTTAGCTTCAGATGAAACACAACAAAAAGTATCTCAATTATTAAATGTATATGAAGAAATGGGTTATAAAACACAGTTTATTAGTATGCACGATGATATAAAAAAAGTCTTTTTAGAGTGGGGAGACGGTTTAGCCGTATTGAGTGGACAGTCTGGCGTAGGCAAATCGACACTATTAAATCAATATTATCCAGAATTAATGTTAGAAACGCAACATATATCTAAATCATTAAATAGAGGCCGTCATACAACAAGGCACGTAGAACTATTTGAACGTAGTCATGGTTTTATTGCAGATACGCCAGGTTTTAGTGCATTAGATTATGATCATATTCAAAAAGATGATATAAAAAAATATTTTATGGAAATCAATGAATACGGTGAACACTGTAAATTTAGAGATTGTAATCATGTTAAAGAGCCGAAATGTAATGTTAAAGCTGAATTGGAAAAAGGAAATATTGCCCAGTTCAGGTACGACCATTACTTACAACTTTTCAATGAAATTGCAAATAGAAAGGAAAGATATTAA
- a CDS encoding peptide deformylase — protein MTIKQLVASQHPILKKSIPEVTIFDKQLEQLLLDLEDTMYDVEASALCAPQIGIAQKVAIIDMEADGLLQLINPQLISESDEKVTDLEGSISIPDVFGEVTRSKMIVIKSNDKKGNEVEMTAYDDIARMILHMIDHFEGKLFTERVEKFLNEAELEAYFNNE, from the coding sequence ATGACGATAAAACAGCTTGTTGCAAGTCAACACCCAATTCTAAAAAAATCTATTCCTGAAGTCACAATATTTGATAAGCAATTAGAACAATTGTTACTCGATTTAGAAGATACAATGTATGACGTCGAGGCATCAGCTTTATGCGCTCCACAAATTGGCATTGCACAAAAAGTAGCGATCATTGATATGGAAGCGGATGGCTTGTTACAACTGATAAATCCTCAATTGATAAGTGAATCCGATGAAAAAGTTACGGACCTTGAAGGGTCTATTAGTATTCCGGATGTTTTCGGTGAAGTAACACGCAGTAAAATGATTGTAATAAAAAGCAATGATAAAAAAGGTAATGAAGTAGAAATGACTGCATATGATGATATTGCTCGCATGATATTACATATGATTGACCATTTTGAGGGTAAGTTATTTACAGAACGTGTAGAGAAATTTTTAAATGAAGCTGAATTGGAGGCGTATTTTAACAATGAGTAA
- the rpe gene encoding ribulose-phosphate 3-epimerase — protein sequence MVKLYPSLLSTDFLKLQEELTALEEAGVDGVHFDVMDGQFVPNISIGLPILDAVRKGTHLPIDVHLMIEEPEKYVELFADHGADMISVHVEATPHIHRVIEQILSKNVKAGVVINPGTPVSSILPIIKIVDFVLVMTVNPGFGGQTFINESIEKLDKLSKIKNDLNLSFDIEVDGGINDETVESVVSHGATMLVAGSYFFKHEDYKEVTKILKG from the coding sequence GTGGTAAAGCTATATCCATCATTATTATCAACAGATTTTTTAAAGTTACAAGAAGAATTAACAGCATTAGAAGAAGCTGGGGTAGACGGTGTACATTTCGATGTTATGGATGGCCAATTTGTGCCCAATATTTCTATCGGGTTACCAATTTTAGATGCGGTACGTAAAGGAACGCATTTACCAATAGATGTACACTTGATGATTGAAGAACCTGAAAAATATGTTGAGTTATTTGCAGATCATGGTGCTGATATGATTTCGGTACATGTGGAAGCAACACCACATATTCATAGAGTGATAGAACAAATTCTATCTAAGAATGTAAAAGCAGGTGTAGTTATCAATCCAGGGACACCGGTGAGTTCGATTTTACCTATAATCAAAATTGTGGATTTTGTCTTAGTAATGACTGTAAATCCAGGTTTTGGTGGTCAAACATTTATTAATGAATCTATAGAAAAACTTGATAAATTATCAAAAATCAAAAATGATTTAAATTTGAGTTTTGATATTGAAGTAGACGGTGGAATTAATGACGAAACGGTAGAATCTGTAGTAAGCCATGGTGCTACAATGTTAGTGGCAGGATCATACTTTTTTAAACATGAGGATTATAAAGAGGTAACCAAGATATTGAAAGGCTGA
- a CDS encoding helix-turn-helix domain-containing protein yields the protein MSLLSNREATGLSIEELSNRLASLYKTNLSPEKIERIETNELKLGNDEAKILAEFFNTTSEDIV from the coding sequence ATGAGTTTATTAAGTAATAGAGAAGCAACAGGCTTAAGTATTGAAGAATTATCAAATCGTCTAGCGTCATTGTATAAAACGAATTTGAGTCCCGAAAAAATAGAGCGCATAGAAACAAATGAATTAAAATTAGGCAATGATGAGGCTAAGATATTAGCAGAGTTTTTTAACACGACCTCCGAGGATATTGTCTGA
- a CDS encoding SdpI family protein: protein MIYIILFIVVLINMMISTIYEKHHKLLTEHRNLLLGYRTPRALKNEQNWCVAQNEFIKYSKLFNRYFIYVGTIWLIIDLIVNLKAMSMILQFVSLILLILLIIFFTEKNIKAFEESQKT from the coding sequence GTGATATATATTATTCTATTTATAGTAGTGTTGATTAATATGATGATTTCTACAATTTACGAAAAACATCATAAATTATTAACTGAACACAGGAATTTATTATTAGGTTATAGAACACCTCGTGCCTTAAAAAATGAGCAAAACTGGTGTGTAGCACAAAATGAATTTATAAAATATAGTAAATTATTTAATCGTTACTTTATATATGTAGGAACGATATGGCTAATAATTGATCTTATTGTAAACTTAAAAGCTATGTCTATGATTCTACAATTCGTTAGTCTGATTCTGTTAATTTTGCTTATAATCTTTTTTACAGAAAAGAATATTAAAGCATTCGAAGAATCACAAAAAACTTAA
- the pknB gene encoding Stk1 family PASTA domain-containing Ser/Thr kinase produces MIGKIINDRYKVSKKLGGGGMSTVYLAEDSILNRKVAIKAIRIPAGEKETTIKSFEREVHNLTQLSHNNIVNVFDVTENDENFFLVMEYIQGLTLSEYIKQHKPLDVQTVLNFTKQIIDGIKHAHDNQIVHRDIKPQNILVDENQTLKILDFGIAKALSETTMTQTNHVLGTVQYLSPEQARGESTDNGTDIYSIGVVLYEMLVGKPPFTGETAVGIAIKHIQDPMPNATDKRSDIPQALSNVVLKATEKDKADRYLAVNEMQNDLDSVLADSRKDEAIYQSDEANAKTVPINKAEIANQAREEDKEKNIKQTMQIPIVNQQQFQSSEEHVYGTATRKRSKKKKVIYSLIIVLLLFGLFGFMAMGMFGNKYLETPDLSGKTEKEAESILKDNKLELGDISREYSNKYSENKIVKTTPEKGERLEQRSKVDIVLSKGPEMVDMPSLYGLPKDEALEKLKKLGIKDVKVEESYSKNNMAKGLIEAQNVNPGDKVKMNNGEITLTESLGTKQVYVENYEKKPLSSAKTALEDKGFKVIVTEEREDDKVKKDSIISQSPKDEEVDEGSTIEFTVSKGAAKKDTDAKKSEEDDKAKDSDDEAQTKNYTETYEIPYTGKDDKSQEVKVYVRDKDDEGTSASQTFKIKNNKSIKIPMTIEKGKTAGYTIRVDDKIVADKDIPYDF; encoded by the coding sequence ATGATAGGCAAGATAATAAATGATCGCTATAAAGTGAGTAAGAAGCTTGGTGGCGGTGGAATGAGTACTGTCTATCTTGCAGAAGACTCGATACTCAACCGTAAAGTAGCAATTAAAGCAATCAGGATTCCAGCTGGTGAAAAAGAAACAACAATCAAAAGTTTTGAGCGAGAGGTACATAATCTTACTCAACTATCACATAATAATATTGTTAATGTATTTGATGTGACAGAGAATGATGAAAACTTCTTTTTAGTAATGGAATACATACAAGGTCTAACATTATCAGAATATATTAAACAACATAAACCGTTAGACGTTCAAACAGTATTGAATTTTACTAAACAAATTATTGATGGGATTAAGCACGCTCATGATAACCAAATTGTTCATCGTGATATTAAACCTCAAAACATTTTAGTAGATGAGAATCAAACATTGAAAATATTGGATTTCGGCATAGCTAAAGCGCTAAGCGAAACGACAATGACTCAGACCAATCATGTATTAGGTACTGTTCAATATCTTTCACCTGAACAGGCGCGAGGCGAGTCGACTGATAACGGTACTGATATTTATTCTATAGGTGTCGTATTGTATGAAATGCTTGTGGGTAAACCACCATTTACTGGAGAGACGGCCGTTGGAATTGCGATAAAACATATTCAAGATCCAATGCCTAATGCTACAGATAAACGTTCAGACATACCTCAAGCTTTAAGTAATGTGGTATTAAAAGCAACTGAAAAAGATAAAGCAGATCGTTATCTCGCTGTTAATGAAATGCAAAATGATTTAGATAGTGTGCTCGCTGATAGTCGTAAGGATGAAGCAATATACCAATCAGATGAGGCAAATGCTAAAACAGTACCTATTAATAAGGCGGAAATTGCTAATCAAGCTCGTGAAGAAGATAAAGAGAAAAATATTAAACAAACGATGCAAATTCCGATCGTCAACCAGCAGCAATTTCAATCTAGTGAAGAACATGTTTATGGAACGGCGACGCGAAAACGTTCCAAGAAAAAGAAAGTTATTTACAGTTTGATTATAGTGTTGTTATTATTTGGCTTATTTGGATTTATGGCAATGGGCATGTTTGGTAATAAATATTTAGAAACGCCAGACTTATCAGGGAAAACTGAAAAAGAAGCTGAAAGCATTCTGAAAGATAATAAGTTAGAACTTGGTGACATTTCGCGTGAGTATAGCAATAAATACTCAGAAAATAAAATTGTTAAAACAACACCTGAAAAAGGTGAGCGATTAGAGCAAAGAAGTAAGGTTGATATTGTATTATCTAAAGGACCTGAAATGGTAGACATGCCTAGCCTATATGGTTTACCTAAAGATGAAGCTTTAGAGAAACTTAAAAAGTTAGGAATCAAAGATGTCAAAGTTGAAGAGTCATATTCTAAGAATAATATGGCGAAAGGACTTATTGAAGCTCAAAATGTAAACCCTGGTGATAAAGTTAAAATGAATAACGGTGAAATTACATTAACTGAATCTTTAGGTACTAAACAAGTTTATGTGGAAAACTATGAGAAGAAACCTTTAAGTTCTGCTAAGACAGCGTTGGAAGATAAAGGATTCAAAGTTATAGTTACAGAAGAACGAGAAGACGACAAAGTTAAAAAAGATAGCATCATTAGCCAATCACCTAAAGATGAAGAAGTAGATGAAGGTTCAACTATTGAATTTACAGTTTCTAAAGGCGCTGCCAAAAAAGATACTGATGCTAAGAAATCTGAAGAAGATGACAAAGCAAAAGATAGTGATGATGAAGCTCAAACGAAGAATTATACAGAAACGTATGAAATCCCATATACAGGTAAAGATGACAAGAGTCAAGAAGTTAAGGTATATGTAAGAGATAAAGACGATGAAGGAACTTCAGCTTCACAAACATTCAAGATTAAAAATAATAAATCTATAAAAATACCGATGACAATTGAAAAAGGTAAAACAGCAGGCTATACCATACGCGTTGATGATAAGATTGTAGCAGATAAAGATATCCCCTATGATTTTTAG
- the rsmB gene encoding 16S rRNA (cytosine(967)-C(5))-methyltransferase RsmB, protein MENNVRELAFETLQDIMNDKAYSNIIINDVLSNNELNRADKGLFTELVYGTLKRKFTLDYLLKPFVQTKLKGWVRQLLWMSIYQYVYLDKVPEHAIINEAVEIAKHKGGPHNGNVVNGILRNIMRSELPDFTEITDDKKRIAIEYSLPKWLVDHWATHFGIEQTEAIAQSFLTKVTQTVRVNVTRITIEDAIRRLVDDEYIVEQDKEIETCLHVSGKPIIDSRMFKDGLVSIQDKSSMFVAQLMDLQEGDEVLDACSAPGGKACHIAEVLNGTGHIDATDIHEHKIDLIDFNIKKLRLSNISAFEHDATEKYDKVYDKILVDAPCSGLGVLRHKPEIKYEQSQHTINSLVEIQLEILNNVKDNLKPGGTLVYSTCTIEQLENENVIYTFLKENNDFEFDTFEHPITGEKVKTMQVLPQDFNSDGFFITRIKRKEN, encoded by the coding sequence ATAGAAAATAATGTTAGAGAATTAGCGTTTGAAACGTTGCAAGACATTATGAATGATAAAGCATATAGTAATATCATTATAAACGACGTGTTATCAAATAATGAATTAAATCGTGCGGACAAAGGATTATTTACCGAACTTGTATATGGTACATTAAAAAGAAAATTTACTTTAGATTATCTTTTGAAGCCATTTGTACAAACTAAACTTAAAGGTTGGGTGAGACAACTTTTATGGATGAGTATCTATCAATATGTATATTTGGATAAAGTACCAGAACATGCAATTATCAATGAAGCTGTGGAAATTGCAAAACATAAAGGTGGACCTCATAATGGTAATGTTGTAAATGGTATTTTACGAAATATTATGCGTAGCGAATTACCAGATTTCACTGAAATTACTGATGATAAAAAAAGAATAGCCATTGAATACAGTTTACCTAAATGGTTAGTAGATCATTGGGCAACACATTTTGGAATTGAACAAACCGAAGCTATCGCACAGTCATTTTTAACAAAAGTAACACAAACTGTTCGAGTGAATGTGACAAGAATTACGATTGAAGATGCAATAAGAAGGTTAGTAGATGATGAATATATTGTTGAACAGGATAAAGAAATTGAAACTTGTTTACATGTCAGTGGGAAGCCAATTATTGATTCTCGTATGTTTAAAGATGGTTTAGTATCTATACAAGATAAAAGTTCAATGTTTGTTGCTCAGCTAATGGATTTACAAGAGGGCGATGAAGTCTTAGATGCTTGTAGTGCACCTGGTGGGAAAGCGTGTCATATCGCAGAAGTGTTAAACGGCACAGGACATATTGATGCAACGGATATACATGAACATAAAATAGACTTAATAGATTTTAATATTAAAAAATTACGATTGTCTAACATTTCAGCATTTGAACACGATGCAACCGAAAAATATGATAAAGTGTATGATAAGATTTTAGTTGATGCACCTTGTAGCGGTTTAGGTGTATTAAGACATAAGCCTGAAATTAAATATGAACAGTCACAACATACTATTAATTCACTCGTTGAGATTCAACTAGAAATTTTAAATAATGTTAAAGATAACTTGAAACCAGGCGGTACGCTTGTTTATTCTACGTGCACTATTGAACAATTAGAAAATGAAAACGTAATATACACATTTTTAAAAGAAAATAATGATTTTGAATTCGATACATTTGAACACCCAATCACTGGAGAAAAAGTAAAAACGATGCAAGTTCTACCTCAAGATTTTAACTCTGATGGCTTTTTCATTACTAGGATTAAAAGAAAGGAAAATTAA
- a CDS encoding TM2 domain-containing protein — translation MEVNKIIYILLAFFLGSFGVHKFYAGKNMQGLLHILFCWTAIPHILAIISGVLVAFKPADSNGNVTL, via the coding sequence ATGGAAGTAAATAAAATCATTTATATTTTACTAGCTTTTTTCTTAGGTAGTTTTGGCGTGCATAAATTTTATGCTGGCAAAAATATGCAAGGTCTCTTACACATATTATTTTGTTGGACAGCGATTCCTCACATCTTAGCTATCATTAGTGGTGTTTTAGTGGCATTTAAACCTGCTGATTCAAACGGTAATGTAACACTTTAA
- the rlmN gene encoding 23S rRNA (adenine(2503)-C(2))-methyltransferase RlmN, whose translation MITADKKKKNKFLPNFEKQSIYSIRYDEMEDWLAQKGQQKFRAKQIFEWLYEKRVDSIDEMTNLSKELREILNENFTMTTMTTVVKQESRDGTIKFLFELQDGYTIETVLMRHEYGNSVCVTTQVGCRIGCTFCASTLGGLKRNLEAGEIVSQVLTVQKALDESEERVSQIVIMGIGEPFENYDEMMDFLKIVNDDNGLNIGARHITVSTSGIIPRIYDFADEDIQINFAVSLHGANDEVRSRLMPINRAYNVEKLMEAINYYQEKTNRRITFEYGLFGGVNDQVEHARELAHLIQKLNCHVNLIPVNHVPERNYVKTPKEDIFKFEKELKRLGINATIRREQGADIDAACGQLRAKERQVETR comes from the coding sequence ATGATAACTGCAGATAAGAAGAAAAAGAACAAGTTTCTTCCCAATTTTGAAAAGCAATCAATCTATTCGATAAGATACGACGAGATGGAAGATTGGCTAGCACAAAAGGGTCAGCAAAAGTTTAGAGCGAAGCAAATTTTTGAATGGCTTTATGAAAAAAGAGTAGACAGCATCGATGAAATGACAAATCTTTCTAAAGAACTAAGAGAGATTCTTAACGAAAACTTTACGATGACGACAATGACTACAGTAGTAAAACAAGAAAGTCGAGATGGCACAATTAAGTTTTTATTTGAATTGCAAGATGGCTATACAATTGAAACAGTACTAATGAGACATGAATATGGAAACTCTGTATGTGTTACGACTCAAGTTGGTTGTCGTATTGGTTGTACATTCTGTGCATCTACATTAGGTGGATTGAAACGTAATCTAGAAGCTGGAGAAATTGTATCGCAAGTATTAACTGTTCAAAAAGCCCTTGATGAGTCTGAAGAACGCGTATCACAAATTGTAATTATGGGTATAGGAGAACCATTTGAGAACTATGATGAAATGATGGATTTCTTAAAAATTGTAAATGATGATAATGGTTTAAATATTGGTGCACGCCATATTACAGTTTCTACATCTGGTATCATTCCTCGTATTTATGATTTTGCAGATGAAGACATTCAAATCAACTTTGCTGTGAGTTTGCATGGTGCAAATGATGAAGTGCGTTCACGTTTAATGCCGATTAACAGAGCTTATAATGTTGAAAAACTAATGGAAGCTATTAATTATTATCAAGAAAAAACAAACAGACGTATTACATTTGAATATGGTTTATTCGGTGGCGTTAATGACCAAGTTGAGCACGCTAGAGAATTGGCACACTTAATACAAAAATTAAATTGCCATGTTAACTTAATACCAGTCAATCACGTACCAGAAAGAAATTATGTTAAAACACCTAAGGAAGACATTTTTAAATTTGAAAAAGAATTGAAACGTTTGGGTATTAATGCAACAATCAGACGTGAGCAAGGTGCAGACATCGATGCTGCATGTGGTCAACTAAGAGCTAAGGAACGACAAGTAGAAACGAGGTAG
- a CDS encoding GNAT family N-acetyltransferase: MRFNEFNQPIGDQITHFEKPSLPNITTLDGNYCRLEKLSSNHTDDLFRHFSEPEDAPNWTYLPDDQITDYKQFQQYINNRISSKDPYFFSIINKNNNEAIGIIALLRIDPQKGSIEVGHIHYANVLKRTRIATEVHYLLASYIFDTLGYRRYEWKCDALNEPSKKAAQRLGFKYEGTFRNHLIYKNRNRDTCWLSIIESEWQDIKHNYEEWLNENNFDESEKQLNKLSI; this comes from the coding sequence ATGAGATTTAATGAATTTAATCAGCCTATTGGAGATCAAATAACGCATTTTGAAAAACCCTCCTTGCCTAATATAACAACGTTAGATGGGAACTACTGTCGTTTAGAAAAATTATCCTCAAATCATACTGATGATTTGTTTCGGCATTTTAGTGAGCCGGAAGATGCTCCCAATTGGACATATTTACCAGATGATCAAATCACAGATTATAAACAATTTCAGCAGTATATAAATAATAGAATAAGTTCAAAAGACCCATACTTTTTTTCAATCATAAATAAGAACAATAATGAAGCAATAGGTATAATCGCCTTATTAAGAATAGACCCTCAAAAAGGTTCTATTGAAGTGGGGCATATCCATTATGCAAATGTATTAAAACGAACACGCATTGCTACAGAAGTACATTATTTGTTGGCATCCTACATATTTGATACATTAGGATATCGTAGGTATGAATGGAAATGTGATGCACTCAATGAGCCTTCAAAAAAAGCAGCACAAAGGTTAGGGTTCAAATATGAAGGAACATTTAGAAACCACTTAATATATAAAAATAGAAATAGAGATACATGTTGGTTGTCCATTATTGAAAGCGAATGGCAAGACATCAAACACAATTATGAAGAATGGCTAAATGAAAATAACTTTGATGAATCAGAGAAACAATTGAATAAGCTTTCCATATAA
- the fmt gene encoding methionyl-tRNA formyltransferase, which yields MSKIIFMGTPDFSTKVLEMLIAEHNVIAVVTQPDRPVGRKRKLTPPPVKEVAVEHGIPVYQPEKLAQSEDLQTLIELNADLIVTAAFGQLLPEALLASPKLGAINVHASLLPKYRGGAPIHQAIIDGQKETGITIMYMVKKLDAGNIISQKAIEIEHQDDVGTMHQKLSFLGADLLKETLPSIINGTNDSVPQDDSEATFASNIRREDEKIDWTLPAEAIYNQIRGLSPWPVAYTVMDDGNMKIYASRIEKDKTGTPGTIIETTKKAIIVATGSEDAIALTDIQVAGKKRMLAANYLSGVQTSLVGKVLS from the coding sequence ATGAGTAAAATCATCTTTATGGGAACACCTGATTTTTCAACGAAAGTATTAGAAATGTTAATTGCTGAACATAACGTGATAGCAGTTGTAACACAACCAGATCGACCAGTTGGTAGAAAACGTAAATTAACACCGCCACCTGTGAAAGAAGTAGCAGTTGAACATGGTATTCCAGTCTACCAGCCAGAAAAATTAGCGCAATCAGAAGATTTACAAACACTTATTGAATTAAATGCTGATCTAATTGTTACAGCAGCTTTTGGACAATTATTACCTGAAGCATTATTAGCTTCACCTAAATTAGGTGCTATTAATGTCCATGCATCATTGCTTCCTAAATATAGAGGTGGCGCACCAATCCACCAAGCAATTATTGATGGGCAAAAAGAAACTGGTATTACAATTATGTATATGGTTAAAAAGTTAGATGCAGGAAATATTATTTCTCAAAAAGCAATAGAAATTGAACATCAAGATGATGTGGGGACAATGCATCAAAAATTAAGCTTTTTAGGCGCGGATTTATTAAAAGAGACGTTGCCATCTATTATTAATGGTACGAATGATAGTGTGCCACAAGATGATAGTGAAGCGACATTTGCGTCTAATATTCGTCGTGAAGACGAAAAAATTGATTGGACGTTACCCGCTGAAGCTATATACAACCAAATTCGAGGTCTTTCACCGTGGCCGGTGGCATATACTGTAATGGATGATGGAAATATGAAAATATATGCATCGCGAATTGAAAAAGATAAAACAGGAACACCTGGCACAATTATTGAAACAACTAAAAAAGCGATCATTGTGGCTACTGGTTCGGAAGATGCAATTGCTTTAACTGATATACAAGTAGCTGGTAAAAAACGAATGCTTGCAGCAAATTATTTGAGTGGCGTACAGACGTCGCTCGTGGGGAAGGTATTATCATGA
- a CDS encoding esterase/lipase family protein → MKKVLLSILLVVVFAIALPINKGNTVQAAEQHNSVVFVHGIGGTASNFYSIERYLASQGWNSNQFYGVEFYNKQGSNITNGPQLKRYIDSVLQRTGAQKVDIVAHSMGGANTLYYIKNLGGGNKVDNVVTLGGANGLTTNQALPGTDPNDKILYTSIYSLTDGIVAPSLSRLYGGKNIRLTGIDHLSLLVNSQVKGYIKEGLNGGGENTN, encoded by the coding sequence ATGAAAAAAGTTTTGTTGTCAATATTATTAGTTGTTGTTTTTGCAATTGCACTTCCTATAAATAAAGGAAATACCGTTCAAGCTGCTGAACAACATAACTCAGTTGTTTTTGTACATGGAATTGGAGGTACCGCTAGTAATTTTTATAGTATAGAGAGATACTTAGCTTCACAAGGATGGAATAGTAATCAATTTTATGGTGTTGAATTTTATAATAAACAAGGTTCTAATATCACTAATGGCCCACAATTAAAACGTTACATTGACAGTGTTTTACAAAGAACAGGTGCCCAAAAAGTGGATATCGTAGCTCATAGTATGGGTGGAGCAAATACATTATATTACATAAAAAATTTAGGTGGAGGAAATAAAGTGGATAACGTAGTAACACTAGGTGGTGCTAATGGTCTAACGACAAACCAAGCATTACCTGGTACGGATCCTAATGATAAAATACTTTATACATCTATTTATAGTTTGACAGACGGTATAGTAGCTCCAAGTCTTTCAAGGTTATATGGTGGTAAAAACATTCGATTAACAGGTATTGATCATTTAAGTCTACTCGTTAATTCTCAAGTTAAGGGATACATTAAAGAGGGACTAAATGGTGGCGGAGAAAACACAAATTAA
- a CDS encoding Stp1/IreP family PP2C-type Ser/Thr phosphatase, with protein MLKAQFFTDTGQYRDKNEDAGGVFYNQTEQQLLVLCDGMGGHLAGEVASQFVTNELQRRFEEENLIEAEQAETWLRKTLKNINRELYQQSVENPEYQGMGTTCVCALIFDNYIVVANIGDSRAYLVNSREIEQITNDHSFVNHLVMIGQISAEEAINHPQRNIITKVMGTDKLVTPDIFVKKIKFYDYLMLNSDGLTDFVRDPMIQDALIQEDDLETHGQNLIELALSHQTNDNVSLVLAEIEGDKV; from the coding sequence ATGCTAAAAGCACAATTTTTTACTGACACGGGTCAATATCGTGATAAGAACGAAGATGCAGGTGGTGTTTTTTATAACCAGACAGAGCAACAATTACTAGTACTCTGTGATGGTATGGGTGGACATCTTGCAGGTGAAGTAGCAAGCCAATTCGTAACAAATGAACTGCAACGTCGATTCGAAGAAGAAAATTTAATCGAGGCAGAACAAGCTGAGACTTGGTTGCGCAAAACACTAAAAAATATTAACCGTGAATTATATCAACAATCAGTAGAAAACCCAGAATACCAAGGTATGGGTACAACTTGTGTCTGTGCATTAATTTTTGATAACTATATCGTCGTTGCGAATATTGGAGATTCACGTGCCTATTTAGTAAATAGTAGAGAGATTGAACAAATTACAAATGATCATTCATTTGTGAATCATTTAGTTATGATAGGTCAAATTAGCGCTGAAGAAGCAATTAATCATCCACAACGCAATATCATCACAAAAGTCATGGGAACTGATAAATTAGTTACACCAGATATATTTGTGAAAAAAATAAAATTTTATGATTATTTGATGTTAAATTCTGATGGGTTAACTGACTTTGTACGTGATCCTATGATTCAAGATGCATTGATTCAAGAAGATGATTTGGAAACACATGGTCAAAATTTAATAGAACTTGCATTATCTCACCAAACCAATGATAATGTAAGCTTAGTTTTGGCTGAGATTGAAGGTGATAAAGTATGA